Genomic DNA from Clostridium sp. BJN0013:
AGTGTTTTCCGCGAGCAGAAGCAGCTACTAAATTATCCTTAAAAAGGCGTATTGAAACATTTCCAGAAAGTTTTTTTGTAGCAGAAATCAACAATAAAATAATTGGATTCATAAATGGATGTGTGATAAATGGAACTGTTATTTATGATAAACTCTATGAAGATTCTACATTACATGTGCCAGAGGGAGACTATCAGACCATTTTTGGACTTGATATGATGCCAGATTATCGTCATAAGGGAATTGCCACGCAGTTGATGAATTATACGATAAAATCGTCAAAATTATCAGGACGTAAAGGGATTATATTAACTTGTAAAGAGAATCTCATTGAGTATTATAAAAAATTTGGGTATAAAAATAAAGGAGTATCAAAATCAGTACATGGAGGGGCTAAATGGTATGATATGATTTTAGAATTTAGTGAAAAATAAGTACCGTTATCTTAGGTACTTATTTTTCTAATATATTTTACTTTTTTAATGAAATTTTCTTTATGTAGGGCACTCTTTTAAATATCTAAAAGTACATATAGAATTAATTACTTGTCATTATATTGCCAGTATTGTGACAAGTTTGAATTGTTCTACTAAATTTTTCTGATTTTGGCAATCTGATCTCAAGAACCCCACTTTGTAAAGTAGCTTCTACAGCTTCTGCTCTTACACTGGTGGAGAGAGGAACTGTTCTATTCAATACCAATTGATTATCTCCATTTAACAAGGTTCCTGAAATGGTTAATGAATCATTGCTAACATTGAGATTTAAATCATTTACTGGTGCATCTGATACATATGCTGATATCATAATGTCACTGGATGTTTC
This window encodes:
- a CDS encoding GNAT family N-acetyltransferase, with amino-acid sequence MNITIRTVNINDLDSVAKVEAKCFPRAEAATKLSLKRRIETFPESFFVAEINNKIIGFINGCVINGTVIYDKLYEDSTLHVPEGDYQTIFGLDMMPDYRHKGIATQLMNYTIKSSKLSGRKGIILTCKENLIEYYKKFGYKNKGVSKSVHGGAKWYDMILEFSEK